In Cellvibrio polysaccharolyticus, a genomic segment contains:
- the ccmB gene encoding heme exporter protein CcmB: MTTDLQTISSFSGFKATFRRDLLLALRQRGELLNPLVFFLIAVSLIPLGVGPQSQLLSVLAPGVLWVMALLATLLSLDGLFRSDFEDGSLEQMLIAPQPLYLTVLAKIVVHWLTTGLPLMLLAPLLGLMLSLPTPGFVPLCLSLFIGTACMSLVGAVGAALTTGIGRGGLLLSLIVMPFYIPVLIFGTSLVQYGINGSPYTVQVAMLGALLALSIVLAPLAAAGALRISTQ, encoded by the coding sequence ATGACGACTGATTTGCAGACGATTTCATCTTTTTCCGGTTTTAAAGCCACTTTTCGGCGCGATTTGCTGCTGGCACTGCGCCAGCGCGGCGAGCTGCTGAATCCGCTGGTGTTTTTTTTGATTGCCGTCAGTCTGATTCCGTTGGGCGTGGGGCCACAAAGCCAGCTACTCTCGGTGCTGGCGCCTGGCGTACTGTGGGTTATGGCTTTACTTGCAACCTTATTGTCGCTGGATGGTCTGTTCCGTAGCGATTTTGAGGACGGGTCGTTGGAACAAATGTTGATTGCGCCACAACCCTTGTATCTCACGGTGTTGGCTAAAATCGTCGTACATTGGCTGACCACCGGCTTGCCACTGATGTTACTGGCGCCGCTGCTGGGTTTAATGTTGTCGCTGCCAACGCCCGGTTTCGTGCCTTTGTGCCTCTCCTTATTTATAGGCACCGCTTGCATGAGTCTGGTGGGTGCGGTTGGCGCGGCACTGACCACCGGTATTGGCCGGGGCGGTTTGTTGTTATCACTGATCGTCATGCCTTTTTATATCCCCGTACTGATCTTCGGCACCAGCCTGGTTCAGTACGGTATTAATGGTAGCCCTTATACGGTTCAAGTGGCGATGCTGGGGGCTTTACTGGCATTGTCGATTGTCCTTGCGCCGCTGGCTGCAGCCGGTGCGCTGCGTATCAGCACCCAATAA
- a CDS encoding heme ABC transporter permease: protein MAWQWFHRLGSPRWFYEKSTPWLPWLAAIAIVLLLVGGIWGLAYAPVDAKQGNSYRIIYIHVPAAFLAQGGYFIMAISGAVGLIWKMKLPYMVMKSAAPVGAALTFLALVTGSIWGKPTWGTWWEWDARITFMLILLFLYFGIMALQQAFTNRDTGDKASAILALAGTVNIPIIQKSVDWWYTLHQPATIKFVGKSSIDPSMLYPLLLMVIAFYVFYLWVLLLNTRAEILRRESRTRWVGELVEQKAGVKSL, encoded by the coding sequence GTGGCTTGGCAATGGTTTCATCGTTTGGGCTCTCCCAGGTGGTTTTACGAAAAAAGTACGCCTTGGCTGCCCTGGTTGGCGGCTATTGCTATTGTGCTGCTGCTGGTTGGTGGTATTTGGGGGCTGGCTTACGCACCGGTTGATGCAAAGCAAGGTAACAGCTACCGGATCATCTATATTCATGTGCCAGCGGCCTTTCTGGCACAAGGTGGCTATTTCATCATGGCCATCAGCGGCGCGGTGGGCCTGATCTGGAAGATGAAACTGCCCTACATGGTGATGAAGTCGGCCGCACCGGTAGGCGCGGCGCTGACGTTTCTGGCGTTGGTGACCGGCTCTATCTGGGGCAAACCGACCTGGGGAACCTGGTGGGAATGGGATGCGCGCATCACCTTTATGCTGATTTTACTGTTTTTGTATTTCGGCATCATGGCGCTGCAACAAGCCTTTACCAACCGCGACACCGGCGACAAAGCCAGTGCCATTCTGGCGCTCGCAGGCACCGTTAATATTCCCATCATCCAGAAGTCGGTGGATTGGTGGTACACCTTGCATCAGCCCGCAACCATCAAATTTGTGGGAAAATCCAGTATTGACCCATCCATGCTGTATCCGCTGCTGCTGATGGTGATTGCCTTTTACGTGTTTTATCTGTGGGTATTGCTGTTGAATACCCGCGCAGAAATTCTGCGCAGGGAGAGCCGGACCCGCTGGGTTGGAGAACTGGTTGAGCAAAAAGCCGGGGTGAAATCGTTAT